Genomic DNA from Comamonas antarctica:
GAACTGCGCGCCGAACGCGACGGCAACGATGCCCTGATCGTGGTGCAGGACAACGGCCGCGGCATTGCGGCCGACATGCTGCCGCGCATCTTCGATCTGTTCGCCCAGTCGCCGCAGACCTCGGGCATGGCCCAGGGCGGCATCGGCATCGGCTTGACGCTGGTGCGCAGCCTGGTGGAGATGCAGGGCGGCCGGGTCGAGGCGCACAGCGCAGGCCCGGGGCAGGGTGCCGTGTTCACGGTGCGGCTGCCGCTGCTGCAGGCGCGCCAGGCCACGCGGGAGGCCCCCGAGCCCGCGCTGCCTGCGGGCATGGTCGGCATGCGCGTGCTGGTGGTGGACGACAACCTCGATGCGGCCGAAGGCCTGCGCCTGTTGCTGGGCCTGCTGGGCATGGAGGTGCGCACGGCGCATGACGGCGCCTCGGGCCTGGCCGCGGCAGCCGAATTCGCGCCCGAGCTGGTGCTGCTGGACATCGGCATGCCCGACATGGACGGCTACGAACTGGCGCGCCGCCTGCGCGCCGCGCATGGCGCGCAATGCCCGACGCTGGTGGTGGTGAGCGGCTGGGGCCAGCCCGACGACCGCCAGCGCTCGCTGGAGGCGGGCATCGATGCGCATCTGGTCAAGCCCGTGGGCCTGGAGCAGTTGCAGGAAGTGCTCAGGAACGTGCAGGGCGGGTGAGCCGCGCACGCGCGGGCGCGCTGCATCGGCCCCGGGCGTGCCAGGGCTGCGCCTCAGCGCAACTGGAACGCGAACCGCAGCACGTCGTTCACCGACTGCGCCGGCACGCTGGCATGCACTTCGTCGGGATAGCGCTGCAGGCGCACGCGCAGGCCCCAGGCCGACAGGCGCTCGAGCCGGTCGGCGAGCAGGCGCACCGATTCCGGATCGCCATCGGTGTCGCGGTCGCCGGCGATCAGCAGCAGGCGGCTTGACGCGCGCTGCTGTCCCGCGGCGACCCTCGCGCCGAACGCGCGCTCGTCGTCGAGAATGCTCTGCGCATTCCATTCCATGGACGGACTGGCCGCGACAATGGCCTGGAAGGCCTGCGGGCGTTCGTAGAACGCATACAGCGCGAACAGCCCGCCAAACGAGTGGCCGAACAGCGACTGCCGCTCCAGGTTGACGGGAAAGCGCTGCGCGATCTCGGCGCGCAGCCTGCCGGTCATGAAATCCAGGAATTCCTTGCGCGCGCCGCTTTTGTACTTCGCATACGCGCGGGTTTCGGGCGGCGGCGGGTCGCGCAGCGCGGCGGTGTAGTCGTTCATGCGGCGCACGTCCCAGGCCTTGTCGCCGGGGTAGCCGACACCGACCACGATGGATTTGCCCACGGGCAGGTATTCCTGCACCCAGCGCGCCTGCGCGAACGAGCCGAAGTAGGCGTTGCCGTCGAGCACGTACAGCACGGGATAGCCGCCGGGCGGTGGTCCGCCGCGCGGCGGACTTCCGCCTTGCGGCGCGGACACGAAGATGCGGTAGCTCTCGCCAGTCTCCGACGCCATGTCCCAGACCTGGGTCGAGGGCAGCACGTAGCCGGCGGCAGGCGTGGGCGCAGCCGGCACCGGCGCCGGCTGTGCCCAGGCGCCGCAGGCAAGAATACCGGCCAGAAGTGCCGCCAGCGCGGCCTGCGGTGTCGTCTTCATGCGGCCTCAGAAGTCGTGGCGCAGGTTGAGCGTGTACTTGCGCGGGTCGCCATACAGGGCGTACTCGCGGCCGTAGACATGGCGATAGCTGCGGTCCGTCAGGTTGCTCACGGCCAGGTTGACCTGGGTCTGCGGCGTGATGCGGTATTTCGCGTGCAATCCGACCAGCACCAGCGCGCCCTGTCCGATGGTCCAGGCCGCGGCGCCCGTGCCGCCGGACTTGTAGGTCTGGCTGGTGGCCGCAACGTCGCCGCCCAGCGACCACTGCGAGCCCGGGAACTGGTAATTGGCCGCCACGCGCAGGCTGTGCCGCGGCTGTTCGGTACGAAAGCGCTGGCCCTTTTGCGGACCTTCGACGAATTGCACGTCGGTATAGGTGTAGCCGGCCGCGATATTGAGACCCCGGGTGATCTGCCCGTTGGCGCCCAGGTCGAGGCCGCGGCTCACCACCTTGCCGGTGGCCGTATAGCAGGTTCCGCCGCAGGCATTGCTGGGGTTGACCGGCACCGAACTGTCCACCGCCGCCATATTGGTCTGCGCCAGATGGAAAACGGCCGCCGAGACGTTCAGGCGCTTGTTCAGCAGTTCGCCCTTGACGCCCAGCTCGTAGTTCTTGCCGACGATGGGGTCGAGCACATTGCCATCCTGGCTGCGGCTGGTCTGCGGGCTGAAGATGTCCGAATAGCTGGCATAGGCGGAGTATTGCGTGTCGATGTCGTAGACCAGGCCCGCATACGGCGTGACCACGCCGGTTTCGCGCGGGGCCACGGCGCCGGTGACGAGATTGCGGCGTTCGTAGTCGCTCACGCGCACGCCGGTGATCAACTTGAGTGCATCGGTGACGCTCCAGCGTGCCACGCCATACGCGCCGAAGTTGCTGGTCTTGGTGTGGGCCGAGGTGCCCGGGCGGCCCGCGGGCACCGGGCCCAACGCTGCGGGATCGAAGGTGTAGACATTGATCGGGGTGTTGCCGGAGTAGCCGGTGCCGGCGTTTTCGTCGCGGGTGTTGGTGCCGT
This window encodes:
- a CDS encoding alpha/beta hydrolase, with amino-acid sequence MKTTPQAALAALLAGILACGAWAQPAPVPAAPTPAAGYVLPSTQVWDMASETGESYRIFVSAPQGGSPPRGGPPPGGYPVLYVLDGNAYFGSFAQARWVQEYLPVGKSIVVGVGYPGDKAWDVRRMNDYTAALRDPPPPETRAYAKYKSGARKEFLDFMTGRLRAEIAQRFPVNLERQSLFGHSFGGLFALYAFYERPQAFQAIVAASPSMEWNAQSILDDERAFGARVAAGQQRASSRLLLIAGDRDTDGDPESVRLLADRLERLSAWGLRVRLQRYPDEVHASVPAQSVNDVLRFAFQLR